One genomic segment of Halanaerobiales bacterium includes these proteins:
- a CDS encoding rod shape-determining protein, which translates to MVFKFLGAPFSRDMGIDLGTANTLVYIKGKGILIREPSVVALRDNEVLAVGNEAKKMIGRTPGNIRAVRPMKDGVIADFDITEAMLRYFITKAHKRSKLVRPRIIICVPSGVTEVEKRAVLDAAEHAGARKAYLIEEPMAAAIGAGLPVEEPTGNMVVDIGGGTTEVAVISLGGIVTSRSIRVGGDEMDEAIVSYIKNEYNLLIGDRTAEELKIDIGSALIGENEGQKEIRGRDQVSGLPKTISVKSSEVQKALREPIENIIEAVKMTLEKTPPELSSDVMDRGIILTGGGVLLQSLAELIKKETEIPVHLAEDPLDSVVQGTGIALEEIDSLKKVLISPKKLS; encoded by the coding sequence ATGGTTTTCAAATTTTTAGGTGCACCATTTTCGAGAGATATGGGAATTGATTTAGGTACAGCCAATACATTAGTTTATATAAAAGGAAAAGGAATTTTGATCAGAGAGCCATCAGTAGTTGCTTTAAGAGATAATGAGGTATTAGCAGTTGGTAATGAAGCAAAAAAAATGATTGGACGTACACCTGGTAATATTAGGGCTGTTCGACCTATGAAAGATGGTGTTATTGCTGATTTTGATATTACTGAAGCAATGCTTCGTTATTTTATAACTAAAGCTCATAAAAGAAGTAAACTTGTAAGACCTAGAATAATTATTTGTGTTCCTTCAGGGGTAACTGAAGTAGAAAAAAGAGCAGTTTTAGATGCAGCAGAACATGCAGGTGCCAGAAAAGCTTATCTAATAGAAGAACCTATGGCAGCTGCTATTGGTGCTGGATTACCAGTTGAAGAACCAACAGGTAATATGGTGGTTGATATTGGTGGGGGAACTACCGAAGTTGCAGTTATTTCATTAGGAGGAATAGTAACCAGCCGTTCTATAAGAGTTGGTGGGGATGAAATGGATGAAGCTATAGTTAGTTATATCAAAAATGAATATAATTTATTAATAGGTGATAGAACAGCTGAAGAATTAAAAATTGATATAGGTTCAGCATTAATTGGTGAAAATGAAGGTCAAAAAGAAATAAGAGGTAGAGACCAGGTTAGTGGTTTGCCAAAAACTATTTCAGTAAAAAGTTCTGAGGTGCAGAAGGCTCTTAGAGAACCAATTGAAAATATTATTGAAGCAGTAAAAATGACTTTGGAAAAAACACCTCCTGAATTATCTTCAGATGTAATGGATAGAGGAATAATTTTAACTGGTGGAGGAGTTCTATTGCAAAGTTTAGCTGAACTTATTAAAAAAGAAACTGAAATTCCTGTTCATCTTGCTGAAGATCCTTTAGATAGTGTAGTACAGGGTACTGGAATTGCTCTTGAAGAAATAGATTCACTAAAAAAAGTATTGATTTCTCCAAAAAAGCTATCTTAA
- the minE gene encoding cell division topological specificity factor MinE codes for MLIDILNDILKKLGLKSEENKSKDIAKERLQFVLVHDRINLSPEEMKNLREEMLEVLKKYVDVDDQNVKMELDKKEDIMALVANFPINNSS; via the coding sequence ATTCTAATCGATATATTAAATGATATATTAAAAAAATTAGGTCTTAAAAGTGAAGAAAATAAAAGTAAAGATATAGCTAAGGAAAGACTGCAATTTGTACTTGTACATGATAGGATTAACTTATCACCTGAAGAAATGAAAAATTTAAGAGAAGAAATGTTAGAAGTTCTAAAAAAATATGTTGATGTAGATGACCAGAATGTAAAAATGGAATTAGATAAAAAAGAAGATATCATGGCTTTAGTAGCTAATTTTCCAATAAATAATTCATCATAA
- the minD gene encoding septum site-determining protein MinD has protein sequence MAGKVIVITSGKGGVGKTTATANIGTALAEIGKKVCLIDADIGLRNLDVVLGLENRIVYDIVDVVEGNCRLEQALIKDKRNNNLVLLPAAQTRDKTAVSPSQMKELTNTLKEDMDYVLVDSPAGIEQGFKNSIAGADDAIILTTPEVSAVRDADRIIGLLEAEGVNDPEVIINRIRMDMVERGDMMNIDDMIEILAINLLGVVPDDESIVVSTNRGEPIVLSDGVKASEAFNNIAHRITGKDIPMMDLKKDSMMTKLKKIFGLG, from the coding sequence TTGGCTGGAAAGGTTATTGTTATTACATCAGGTAAAGGTGGAGTCGGTAAAACAACAGCTACTGCAAATATTGGGACAGCACTTGCTGAAATAGGGAAAAAAGTGTGTTTAATTGATGCAGATATTGGTTTAAGAAATCTTGATGTAGTTTTAGGTTTAGAAAATAGAATTGTATATGATATTGTTGATGTTGTTGAAGGAAATTGTCGCCTTGAACAGGCTTTAATTAAAGATAAAAGAAATAATAATTTAGTTTTACTTCCGGCAGCTCAAACAAGAGACAAAACGGCAGTTTCACCTTCTCAAATGAAAGAATTAACTAATACCTTAAAAGAGGATATGGATTATGTATTAGTAGATTCACCAGCAGGTATTGAACAGGGTTTCAAAAATTCTATAGCTGGAGCAGATGATGCCATTATTTTAACAACACCAGAAGTTTCTGCTGTTAGAGATGCTGATAGAATTATAGGTCTTTTAGAAGCTGAGGGTGTTAATGATCCTGAAGTAATAATTAATAGGATCAGAATGGATATGGTTGAAAGAGGCGATATGATGAATATCGATGACATGATAGAAATACTTGCTATTAATCTTTTAGGTGTTGTTCCAGATGATGAATCGATAGTTGTTTCTACTAATAGAGGTGAACCAATTGTTTTATCAGATGGGGTTAAAGCCAGTGAAGCTTTTAATAATATAGCTCATAGAATAACTGGTAAAGATATTCCTATGATGGATTTAAAAAAAGATTCTATGATGACTAAGTTAAAGAAAATATTTGGTCTAGGGTAA
- the radC gene encoding DNA repair protein RadC, protein MENVEYRCTIKELPKEERPREKLLKYGAEQLSNAELLAVIIRLGIAKRTAVELSQDILNYFNGLKGIVELKAEELVKLKGIGTVKASQILALIELSKRIHSSSFLEQPVIQTPKDIVSLIMPKLRFLKQEVFGLVLLDIKNKVIATPLISKGGLSSSIVHPREVYKVAIKRSSAAIILFHNHPSGEPTPSQDDIKITKRLIKVGEIIGINVLDHIVIGDNKFISMKEEEII, encoded by the coding sequence ATGGAGAATGTAGAATATAGATGTACAATAAAAGAACTTCCTAAAGAAGAAAGGCCTCGCGAAAAATTGCTAAAATATGGGGCTGAACAATTATCTAATGCAGAGTTGTTAGCTGTTATAATAAGATTAGGTATAGCAAAAAGAACAGCTGTTGAATTATCACAGGATATTTTAAATTATTTTAATGGTTTGAAAGGGATAGTAGAATTAAAGGCTGAAGAATTAGTTAAACTAAAGGGAATTGGAACTGTTAAGGCTTCCCAGATTTTAGCTTTAATAGAGTTGAGTAAAAGAATTCATTCCAGCTCATTTTTAGAACAACCTGTCATTCAAACCCCAAAAGATATTGTTTCTCTAATTATGCCCAAACTTCGCTTTTTGAAACAGGAGGTATTTGGACTAGTATTACTTGATATAAAAAATAAAGTTATTGCTACTCCCTTAATAAGCAAAGGAGGGCTCAGTAGTTCAATAGTTCATCCCAGAGAAGTATATAAAGTTGCAATTAAAAGAAGTAGTGCTGCTATTATACTTTTTCATAATCATCCAAGTGGAGAACCTACTCCCAGTCAGGATGACATAAAAATCACAAAAAGGTTAATTAAAGTTGGGGAAATAATAGGAATTAATGTTTTAGATCATATTGTTATTGGAGATAATAAATTTATTAGTATGAAGGAAGAAGAAATTATTTAA
- a CDS encoding Gx transporter family protein translates to MRKSKIKKMVIISLLVSLGLILHVIEGLIPINGVVPGAKLGLANIPNLLALIIFGFQAGFQVLFLRVFLGSLLIGTFMTINFYFSLIGGILGFLAMAFAYFYLKDKLSIIGVSVLGAVFHNIGQIVIAFFIIANQGIFYYLPYLLLMAVPTGIGVGLVTYFTLNHLPLKEDF, encoded by the coding sequence ATGAGAAAATCAAAAATAAAAAAAATGGTTATTATTTCCCTGCTTGTTAGTCTTGGATTAATATTACATGTTATAGAAGGTTTAATCCCTATTAATGGAGTAGTACCTGGTGCAAAATTAGGACTTGCAAATATTCCGAATTTGCTTGCTCTAATCATTTTTGGTTTTCAAGCTGGTTTTCAAGTATTATTTTTAAGAGTTTTTCTAGGTTCTTTATTAATAGGAACTTTTATGACTATAAATTTCTATTTTAGTTTAATAGGCGGGATTTTAGGATTTTTAGCAATGGCATTTGCTTATTTTTACTTAAAAGATAAATTAAGTATTATTGGAGTGAGTGTTTTAGGTGCTGTTTTTCATAATATTGGTCAGATTGTAATAGCGTTTTTTATAATTGCAAATCAGGGTATATTTTACTATTTACCCTATTTATTATTAATGGCTGTACCCACTGGAATAGGAGTAGGATTAGTTACTTATTTTACCCTAAATCACTTGCCATTAAAGGAGGATTTTTAA
- the minC gene encoding septum site-determining protein MinC: protein MSPAISFQVRTKGVIINLDSKKKFTDIKNELIKHVNQANDFFAGTDIYLNITGHRFKLEEVTELIEIIKNYNEINDVYIDNTKSTQKTEISKKKTEIKNKKDTLLIERTIRSGQRVKYPTNVVIMGDINPGAVVIAGGDIIVLGKLKGVVHAGADGSYDAKIFAMCLEATQLRIANVISRSPDENKNNHCESEIAYLKNGKIIVENYNK, encoded by the coding sequence ATGAGTCCTGCTATATCTTTTCAAGTTAGAACTAAAGGAGTAATAATAAATTTAGATTCGAAAAAGAAATTTACTGATATAAAAAATGAATTAATAAAACATGTAAATCAAGCTAATGATTTTTTTGCTGGCACTGATATATACTTAAATATTACAGGACATCGTTTTAAATTAGAAGAGGTTACTGAATTAATTGAAATAATAAAAAATTATAATGAGATTAATGATGTATATATTGATAATACTAAAAGTACCCAAAAAACAGAAATTAGCAAGAAAAAAACAGAAATTAAAAATAAAAAAGATACCCTATTAATTGAAAGAACTATTCGATCCGGTCAAAGAGTAAAATATCCGACTAATGTTGTGATTATGGGGGATATAAATCCAGGAGCAGTTGTAATAGCTGGAGGGGATATAATAGTTTTAGGTAAATTAAAAGGTGTAGTACACGCTGGGGCAGATGGTAGCTATGATGCCAAAATATTTGCTATGTGTCTTGAGGCAACTCAATTAAGAATTGCAAATGTAATTTCGAGATCACCAGATGAAAATAAAAATAATCATTGTGAATCAGAAATTGCATATTTAAAAAATGGTAAAATCATAGTCGAAAACTATAATAAGTAG
- the mrdA gene encoding penicillin-binding protein 2 yields MNKRLKILRLIIISVMIFLVLRGGYLQLISGDYYFDLSEGNRISLRPVNAPRGKIIDKNGEIIASNKLSYNLYLLPNEVSPELKVEDVIDRLSEFTNLDTSSLKKKYIENKDIYNSSLLLKRNLSSKNMISIEENSKELPGLVIEDSFLRQYPFAKTASHVLGYVGQISEEQLKQFNNEGKNYRGGDIIGIAGLEKEYENYLNGKNGVEQIEVNNMGYKIKTIGMKSPEPGNDLILNINMDLEARIEKKLTNAFEALKEEAKNDQELTIPTGASAIVMEVNSGAIRAITSIPNYDPNDFSNGISEGKYDELQNDPNFPLLNRNTMSAIPPGSIFKLVTGTAGIKYLGIDGETEFVDENAKFYIPDWSQPFNNWYPVGEGKLDFTKAIARSNNIVFYKIGYRLYEKYKGEKLIETAREYGLGEKTGIDLPEEKSGLVPDESWKQSEFGENWYPGDSVNLSIGQGGLLTTPLQLSLLVSSIANEGKLYEPQIVDKIIDDKGNVTKDFDKVLKKELPFSNETYKILKEGMKEVTNAEYGTASSVFRDFPIKIAGKTGTAETGISNHGWFAGFAPADDPEIVVVVFLENGNSSSNTLPVAKEIFREYFGLNKSSDLIENNSNKQEEEIIQSNNLVDFFKSVFLEN; encoded by the coding sequence ATGAATAAGAGATTAAAAATTCTGAGATTAATTATAATTTCAGTTATGATTTTTCTTGTTTTAAGAGGGGGGTATTTACAATTAATATCAGGAGATTATTATTTTGATTTGTCTGAAGGTAATAGAATATCTTTAAGACCGGTAAATGCACCCAGAGGAAAAATCATTGATAAAAATGGTGAAATAATAGCTTCAAATAAGTTATCATATAATTTGTATCTTCTTCCTAATGAGGTTTCTCCAGAGCTAAAGGTTGAAGATGTTATAGATCGCTTAAGTGAATTTACAAATTTGGATACTAGTTCTTTAAAGAAAAAATATATAGAAAATAAAGATATTTATAATTCTTCTTTACTTCTGAAAAGAAATCTATCTTCCAAAAATATGATAAGTATAGAGGAAAATTCTAAAGAGTTACCAGGCCTTGTTATAGAAGACTCTTTTTTAAGACAGTATCCTTTTGCTAAAACTGCTTCTCATGTTTTAGGATATGTAGGACAAATAAGTGAAGAACAATTAAAGCAGTTTAATAATGAGGGTAAAAATTATAGAGGTGGAGATATTATAGGTATTGCAGGGTTGGAAAAAGAATATGAAAATTATCTAAATGGTAAAAATGGAGTAGAACAGATTGAAGTTAATAATATGGGTTATAAGATAAAAACTATTGGTATGAAATCTCCTGAGCCTGGTAATGATCTAATATTAAATATAAATATGGATTTAGAAGCAAGAATTGAAAAAAAACTTACAAATGCATTTGAAGCCCTTAAAGAAGAAGCTAAAAATGATCAGGAACTTACAATACCTACAGGAGCCAGTGCAATTGTAATGGAAGTAAATAGTGGGGCTATAAGAGCAATTACAAGTATACCTAATTATGATCCTAATGATTTTTCTAATGGAATAAGTGAGGGTAAATATGATGAACTTCAAAATGATCCTAATTTCCCATTATTGAATCGCAATACTATGTCAGCCATTCCTCCAGGCTCTATTTTCAAATTAGTAACTGGTACAGCCGGAATTAAATACCTTGGTATTGATGGTGAGACAGAATTTGTAGATGAAAATGCTAAATTTTATATTCCAGATTGGTCTCAACCTTTTAATAATTGGTACCCGGTTGGTGAAGGTAAATTAGATTTCACAAAGGCAATAGCAAGATCTAATAATATCGTTTTTTATAAAATTGGTTATAGATTATATGAAAAATATAAAGGAGAAAAGTTAATAGAAACAGCACGTGAATACGGCTTGGGAGAAAAAACAGGAATAGATTTACCCGAGGAAAAAAGCGGTTTGGTTCCAGATGAAAGTTGGAAACAAAGTGAATTTGGGGAAAATTGGTATCCTGGAGATTCAGTTAATTTATCAATTGGCCAGGGTGGACTTTTGACTACTCCTTTACAATTAAGCCTTTTAGTTAGTTCTATTGCTAATGAAGGTAAATTATATGAGCCTCAGATTGTTGATAAAATAATTGATGATAAGGGAAACGTAACTAAAGATTTTGATAAAGTATTAAAAAAAGAATTACCTTTTTCTAATGAAACATATAAAATTTTAAAAGAAGGTATGAAAGAAGTCACCAATGCAGAGTATGGTACAGCATCTTCAGTTTTTAGAGATTTTCCTATAAAAATTGCTGGCAAAACTGGTACAGCAGAAACAGGTATATCTAATCATGGTTGGTTTGCAGGTTTTGCACCTGCTGATGATCCTGAAATAGTAGTTGTTGTTTTTTTAGAGAATGGTAATTCAAGTTCTAATACTTTACCGGTTGCTAAAGAGATATTTAGGGAGTATTTTGGATTAAATAAAAGTTCAGATTTAATTGAAAATAACTCAAATAAACAAGAAGAGGAAATTATACAATCAAATAACTTAGTGGATTTTTTCAAATCGGTATTTTTGGAGAATTAG
- a CDS encoding DUF2344 domain-containing protein → MIFNMKIRIEFSKLKGVRYISHLELMDTIRRAVRRANL, encoded by the coding sequence ATGATTTTTAATATGAAAATAAGAATAGAATTTTCTAAATTGAAAGGTGTTAGGTATATTTCCCATCTAGAACTAATGGATACAATAAGAAGGGCTGTAAGAAGGGCTAATCT
- a CDS encoding Maf family protein: MKNLILASESPRREKILKRLNMQFTVVPSKIDESVYEHLSPEKMVQELSSLKAKEVSKLVEDTLIIAADTIIVNDEKILGKPQSEEDAIKMLKELRGDNHTVITGLAVFSTLNRKEITDIDRTEVYLADMTDNEVEKYVSTGEPMGKAGSYAIQGLGSVFVEKIEGSYFTVMGLPVHKLARILNKFSIDII, encoded by the coding sequence ATGAAGAACTTGATTTTAGCTTCAGAATCTCCAAGAAGAGAAAAAATATTAAAAAGATTAAACATGCAGTTTACAGTTGTGCCAAGTAAAATTGATGAGAGTGTTTATGAACATTTAAGTCCAGAAAAAATGGTACAGGAATTATCATCTTTAAAAGCAAAAGAAGTCAGTAAATTAGTAGAAGATACTTTAATAATAGCAGCTGATACAATTATTGTTAATGATGAAAAGATTTTGGGTAAACCTCAATCTGAAGAAGATGCTATTAAAATGTTAAAAGAATTACGAGGTGATAATCATACAGTAATCACTGGATTGGCAGTTTTCTCAACATTGAATAGAAAAGAAATTACTGATATAGACAGAACAGAAGTATATTTAGCTGATATGACTGATAATGAAGTTGAAAAATATGTTTCTACTGGAGAACCTATGGGTAAAGCTGGTTCTTATGCAATTCAAGGTTTAGGAAGTGTTTTTGTAGAGAAAATAGAGGGTTCATATTTTACAGTTATGGGTTTACCTGTCCATAAACTAGCTCGAATTCTTAATAAATTTTCAATTGATATTATATAA
- a CDS encoding TIGR03960 family B12-binding radical SAM protein: protein MNVKEKINDLLYKIKNPERYIGNEWNAINKKWTNDKIKTVLAFPDVYEIGMSHLGMKIIYHLLNSNEDILCERTFSPWTDMEELLKENNLPLYSLESGREIRDFDILGFTLQYEMSYTNILNILDLADMAIRSKDRNEKDPLVIAGGATVFNPEPLAPFIDLFFIGEAEEVIVELIREYKNLKKKNYSKEEMLFELNKISGVYVPSLYEIKDSKDRLAPINKGIKDVINKQVVENLDKAYYPTEFIVPYMDIVHNRAVLEISRGCTRGCRFCAAGMTYRPTRERSKEKLLSLADEILKSTGYGEISLTSLSTVDHSQVEEITESFMDKYQKDNISLSLSSLRVDDFSVELAKKVQKVKKTGLTFAPEAGTQRLRNVINKGVSEENLYDAVKSAFNSGWHRIKLYFMIGLPTETEKDLEGIVRLAKRVLEIGKDIRQNTDKRMKKIEVQVSVSTFIPKPFTPFQWVSMPSKEKIIEKQDYLRDNLRGRGLKFSWNDPDLSLLEGVIARGDRNTAEIIETAWKNGAKFDSWNDHFEPNIWYQAIKDNNHQLEDLIGDIDLNKILPWSHINTGIKQKFLKKEYNKSFSEEITDDCRENKCTRCDVCHDLGVELDIIGDDF from the coding sequence ATGAATGTTAAAGAGAAAATAAATGATTTACTCTATAAAATAAAAAATCCAGAAAGATATATAGGTAATGAATGGAACGCAATAAATAAAAAATGGACTAATGATAAAATAAAAACAGTACTTGCTTTTCCTGATGTTTATGAAATTGGAATGTCTCATCTTGGGATGAAAATTATTTATCACTTATTAAATAGTAATGAAGATATTTTATGTGAGAGAACTTTTTCTCCCTGGACAGATATGGAAGAATTATTAAAAGAAAATAATTTACCTTTATATTCACTTGAAAGTGGTAGGGAAATTAGAGATTTTGATATTTTAGGTTTTACCCTGCAATATGAGATGAGTTATACAAATATTTTAAATATTTTAGATTTAGCTGATATGGCTATAAGAAGTAAAGACAGGAATGAAAAAGATCCTTTAGTTATAGCTGGGGGAGCTACAGTATTTAATCCAGAACCTCTGGCTCCTTTTATTGATTTATTTTTCATTGGTGAAGCAGAAGAGGTAATTGTTGAATTAATTAGAGAATATAAAAATCTTAAGAAAAAAAATTATTCTAAAGAAGAAATGTTATTTGAATTAAATAAAATTTCTGGAGTATATGTTCCTTCATTATACGAAATTAAAGATTCTAAAGATAGATTAGCTCCAATTAATAAAGGAATAAAAGATGTTATCAATAAACAGGTTGTAGAAAATTTAGATAAAGCATATTACCCTACTGAATTTATAGTACCTTATATGGACATAGTACATAATAGAGCTGTATTAGAAATTTCTAGAGGATGTACTAGAGGTTGTAGATTTTGTGCAGCTGGAATGACTTATAGACCAACTAGAGAAAGAAGTAAAGAAAAATTACTTTCTCTTGCAGATGAAATTCTTAAATCTACTGGTTATGGAGAAATCTCCCTTACATCCTTGAGTACTGTTGACCATTCACAGGTTGAAGAAATTACTGAATCTTTTATGGATAAATATCAAAAAGACAATATTAGTTTATCTCTTTCTTCTTTAAGAGTTGATGATTTTTCCGTAGAATTAGCTAAAAAAGTTCAAAAAGTAAAGAAAACTGGTTTGACTTTTGCACCTGAAGCTGGAACTCAGAGATTAAGAAATGTAATTAATAAAGGAGTTAGTGAAGAAAATTTATATGATGCCGTAAAATCTGCTTTCAATTCAGGCTGGCATAGAATTAAATTATATTTCATGATCGGTTTACCTACAGAAACAGAAAAAGATTTAGAAGGTATAGTAAGATTAGCAAAAAGGGTTCTGGAAATTGGTAAAGATATTCGTCAAAATACAGATAAGCGGATGAAAAAAATAGAAGTGCAGGTTAGTGTATCTACTTTTATCCCCAAACCATTTACACCTTTTCAATGGGTTTCCATGCCTTCAAAAGAAAAAATAATTGAAAAACAGGATTATCTTAGAGATAATTTAAGGGGGAGAGGTCTCAAATTTAGCTGGAATGACCCTGACTTAAGTTTGCTTGAAGGTGTGATTGCTAGAGGTGATCGAAATACCGCTGAAATAATAGAAACTGCCTGGAAAAACGGAGCAAAATTTGACAGCTGGAATGATCATTTCGAGCCTAATATATGGTATCAGGCTATTAAAGATAATAATCATCAATTAGAAGATTTAATAGGAGATATAGATTTAAATAAAATCTTACCCTGGTCACATATAAATACTGGTATTAAACAAAAATTTCTAAAAAAAGAATATAATAAATCATTTTCCGAAGAAATAACCGATGATTGTAGGGAAAATAAATGTACTAGATGTGATGTTTGTCATGATCTGGGAGTAGAACTGGATATAATAGGGGATGATTTTTAA
- the rodA gene encoding rod shape-determining protein RodA, with amino-acid sequence MKWQKRFWKNLNIYIPILVLLLSIIGLIMISSAVEINKNPENWNFIQKQIIAIIVGVVAITIIQFYDYSLLKEYSDLIYIFTVGVLVLLLIIGSERGGGRSWISIGSINFQPSEIAKIIVIIMLANVMSEMKDELKNLTGILKSGFYAFIPFVLIILQNDLGTALVILFIYLVMLYVAGGDRKIMLLIFGGSFLIILLLLASHFIFETPLPLIKDYQLNRLIVFVNPDIDPQGAGYNILQSKIALGSGKLFGKGLFSGTQNQLNFLPEKHTDFIFSVVGEEFGFLGITLVLSLYLLLFWNMIKVAINARDDFGKLVVTGILALIFFHVLQNSGMTMGVMPITGIPLPFISYGGSAMLSNMIAIGIIININVRKKKIMF; translated from the coding sequence ATGAAATGGCAAAAAAGGTTTTGGAAAAACTTGAATATCTATATACCTATTTTGGTTTTACTATTATCCATTATTGGTTTGATTATGATAAGTAGTGCTGTAGAAATAAATAAAAATCCTGAAAACTGGAATTTCATTCAAAAACAAATTATAGCTATAATTGTAGGTGTAGTTGCTATAACTATAATCCAATTTTATGACTATTCACTTCTTAAAGAATATTCTGATTTAATATATATTTTTACTGTTGGAGTTTTAGTATTACTTCTAATTATTGGTTCTGAAAGAGGTGGGGGGAGAAGTTGGATCAGTATAGGCAGTATTAACTTTCAACCCTCTGAAATAGCAAAAATAATAGTAATAATTATGCTGGCTAATGTTATGTCAGAAATGAAAGATGAATTAAAAAACCTAACTGGAATTTTAAAGTCAGGTTTTTATGCATTCATACCTTTTGTTTTAATTATATTACAAAATGATTTAGGAACGGCTCTTGTTATATTATTCATTTATCTAGTTATGTTATATGTTGCAGGAGGAGACCGAAAAATAATGTTATTAATTTTTGGAGGTAGTTTTTTAATTATTTTATTATTACTTGCCTCGCATTTTATCTTTGAAACTCCTCTTCCTCTTATAAAAGATTATCAGTTAAATAGACTAATTGTGTTTGTAAATCCTGACATAGATCCTCAGGGTGCTGGATATAATATTTTACAGTCAAAGATTGCTTTAGGCTCAGGAAAATTATTTGGTAAAGGTTTATTTTCTGGTACTCAAAATCAATTGAATTTTTTACCGGAAAAACATACCGACTTTATTTTTTCAGTTGTAGGAGAAGAATTTGGATTTTTGGGAATCACACTGGTACTTAGTTTATATTTATTATTATTTTGGAATATGATTAAAGTTGCAATTAATGCTCGAGATGATTTTGGTAAACTTGTTGTTACAGGAATTTTAGCTTTGATTTTTTTTCATGTTTTACAAAATTCTGGAATGACTATGGGAGTAATGCCTATAACTGGAATACCACTACCTTTTATTAGTTATGGTGGTAGTGCTATGCTTTCTAATATGATAGCAATTGGAATAATTATTAATATTAATGTTCGCAAAAAGAAAATAATGTTTTAG
- the mreC gene encoding rod shape-determining protein MreC: MNRFNNTPLILIAIFLLLIISLGISNYFSINIPYLSFVQSGIYNLISPAVSGVNRVITSIDNYIKRFKNAGEILSENEKLKKQLAEERLNNILMKKYEIQNERLRKLLDFKELTSYETQGAKVIGYGPSKWKEKILINKGSKDGLKDGMTVVTYNGSFVGQINYITSDSAQVEMVNNSGFVVAGIVQREDSRAVGLVKGNQENSKYNIMDNLSWDSDIRENDLILTSGLSNTYPKGLPIGKVTEVNPDNYGVSQKAKIDLFIDLNTIEEVLVITDF; the protein is encoded by the coding sequence ATGAATAGATTTAATAATACACCTTTGATTTTAATAGCTATCTTTTTATTATTAATAATAAGTTTGGGGATTAGTAATTATTTTTCTATAAACATACCATATCTTTCTTTTGTTCAGAGTGGTATATATAATTTGATATCTCCAGCAGTATCAGGAGTTAATAGGGTTATAACCAGTATTGATAATTATATTAAAAGATTCAAAAATGCAGGTGAAATACTTTCAGAAAATGAAAAATTGAAAAAACAATTAGCTGAAGAAAGATTAAATAATATACTTATGAAAAAATATGAAATTCAAAATGAAAGATTACGTAAATTATTAGATTTCAAAGAATTAACTTCTTATGAAACTCAGGGGGCAAAAGTAATTGGATATGGCCCTTCTAAATGGAAAGAAAAAATTCTTATAAATAAAGGTAGTAAAGATGGACTAAAAGATGGGATGACAGTAGTTACTTATAATGGAAGCTTTGTGGGACAAATTAATTATATTACCAGCGATTCTGCGCAGGTAGAAATGGTTAATAACTCTGGCTTTGTAGTTGCTGGGATTGTTCAAAGAGAGGATTCAAGAGCTGTAGGATTAGTAAAAGGAAATCAGGAAAATAGTAAATATAATATTATGGATAATCTTTCCTGGGATTCTGATATTCGTGAAAATGATTTGATTTTAACTTCAGGACTATCTAATACATATCCAAAAGGTCTTCCAATAGGTAAAGTAACAGAAGTCAATCCTGATAATTATGGAGTTTCTCAAAAAGCTAAAATAGATTTATTTATTGATTTAAATACTATTGAAGAAGTATTAGTCATAACAGATTTTTAG